A window of Citrus sinensis cultivar Valencia sweet orange chromosome 7, DVS_A1.0, whole genome shotgun sequence contains these coding sequences:
- the LOC102612291 gene encoding disease resistance protein SUMM2-like: MHDVVRDMALWIACEIEKEKRNFLVCAGAGVGAVPDVEGWENVRRLSLMQNQIEILSEVPTCPHLLTLFLDFNYKLEMITDGFFQCMPSLKVLKMSNCGHVKVLKLPFGMSKLGSLQLLDISHTGIRELPEELKLLVNLKCLNLRWTHMLNKIPRQLISNSSWLRVLRMFAIGFENSKEPSEDSVLIGGGEVLVQELLGLKYLEVLELTLRSYHALHSFLSSNKLKSCIRSLFLNKLGDTKSIDATALADLKHLNELCIRSAVELEELKVDYTEIAPKWSEHYVFHSLHRVTMERCHKLKDLTFLVFAPSLKSLSLYGCNAVEEIISVGKFAEVPEMMGHISPFQNLQKLDLSHLPALKSIYWKPLPFAHLKEMVVHWCDRLKKLPLDSNSAKERKFVIRGRADWWNRLQWEDEATQIAFHSCFHLMKYKFLSGGCKI, encoded by the coding sequence ATGCATGACGTTGTTCGTGATATGGCTTTATGGATAGCTTGTGAAATTGAGAAGGAGAAGAGAAACTTTTTGGTTTGTGCAGGTGCTGGAGTAGGAGCGGTACCAGATGTTGAAGGATGGGAAAATGTGAGAAGATTGTCATTGATGCAAAACCAAATTGAAATTCTGTCAGAGGTTCCCACATGCCCTCATCTCCTCACTTTATTTCTTgactttaattataaattggaGATGATCACTGATGGCTTCTTCCAATGTATGCCTTCTCTCAAAGTTTTGAAGATGTCAAACTGTGGGCATGTCAAAGTTTTGAAATTACCTTTTGGGATGTCAAAGTTGGGTTCACTACAACTTCTTGATATTTCACATACCGGCATAAGAGAGTTACCAGAAGAGTTAAAGTTGTTGGTAAATctgaaatgtttgaatttgaggTGGACAcatatgttaaataaaattccacGGCAGCTAATATCAAATTCTTCATGGTTACGTGTGTTGAGAATGTTCGCTATTGGCTTTGAAAATTCTAAAGAACCATCAGAAGACAGCGTTTTAATTGGTGGGGGTGAAGTTTTAGTACAGGAATTGCtcggtttgaaatatttagagGTATTGGAGTTGACCTTGCGAAGTTATCATGCTCTCCATTCTTTTTTGAGctcaaataagttaaaaagttgTATTCGATCTCTTTTCCTCAATAAGCTGGGAGATACAAAGTCGATTGATGCTACGGCTTTGGCAGATCTAAAGCATCTCAATGAACTATGCATTCGTTCGGCTGTGGAGTTGGAAGAATTGAAGGTTGATTATACAGAGATAGCGCCAAAATGGTCGGAACATTATGTTTTCCACAGCCTTCACCGTGTTACTATGGAGCGGTgccataaattaaaagatttgaCATTCCTCGTTTTTGCTCCAAGCCTCAAGTCTCTTTCGCTATACGGTTGTAATGCTGTGGAAGAAATAATCAGCGTTGGGAAATTTGCTGAGGTTCCTGAGATGATGGGACATATAAGCCCTTTTCAGAATCTCCAAAAGCTTGATTTATCACATTTGCCAGCTTTGAAGAGCATCTACTGGAAGCCATTGCCTTTCGCTCATCTGAAAGAAATGGTGGTGCATTGGTGTGATCGGCTTAAAAAGCTTCCGCTCGATTCCAACAGTGCAAAAGAGCGTAAATTTGTTATTCGTGGAAGAGCAGACTGGTGGAACCGTCTTCAATGGGAGGATGAAGCCACTCAAATTGCTTTCCATTCCTGTTTCCAcctaatgaaatataaattccTTAGCGGTGGTTgcaaaatttga